The genomic DNA CCGCCTGGTGGTGCGCGACAACCAGGGCCACCCCACCGATATCGAACGCTACTACCGCGCCGGCCTGCGCGCGGCGCGCCAGGACGTGCTGATCGCCAACGCCTATTTCTTCCCCGGCTACCGCCTGCTGCACGATCTGGCCAGCACCGCCCGCCGCGGCGTGCGGGTGCGCCTGCTGCTGCAAGGCGAACCCGACATGCTGGTGGCGCAGCTGGCGGCCAGCATGCTGTACGACTATCTGATCGATGCCGGCGTCGAGATCTTCGAATACTGCAAGCGGCCCCTGCACGCCAAGGTCGCCTGCGTCGACGAGGACTGGTCCACCGTGGGATCCAGCAACCTGGACCCGCTCAGCCTGGCGTTGAACCTGGAGGCCAACGTGGTGGCCCGCGACGCCGCGCTCAATGCCAGCCTGCGCGCCAGCCTGGAACGGCTCATCGCCGAGGACTGCCGGCCGGTGCGGATGCGGCCGGGCTCGCGCCGGCGCCTGCGCCGCTTCTGGGTGGGCGTGGTGGTGTTCCATTTCCTGCGCCGCTTTCCCGCCTGGGCCGGCGCGCTGCCGGCGCACAAACCGCGCTTGCGCACGCTCGACGAGTCCGGCCAGCGCGAAGGCGAGGCGTTATGAGCCTGTACCGTTCCCGCCTGATGCGCGCGGCCCGGCATCGTTGGCCGCGCATCAAGAAGGTGCTGCCCTGGGTGGTGCTGGCAGTGGCGGCGGCCCTGCTGGTGTATTTCGGCAGCTCGGTCGACTGGCCGCAGGTCTGGCAGGCCGTGCGGCGGATCCCGCGCGATACGGTCCTGCTGGCCGCCGCCCTGGTGGCGCCGGCCTACCTGGCGTACGCGGCCATGGACCTGCTGGGCCGGCGCTACACCGGCCATTCCCTGGCCTGGCCCAAAGTGCTGGGCGTGGCGATGCTGAGCTATGCGCTGAACCTGAACCTGGGCGTGCTGGTAGGCGGCCTGGGCGCGCGGCTGCGCCTGTATGCCCGGCTCGGCTGCCGCAAGTCCGTCGCCACGCGGGTGGCGTTGTTCTCGGCGGTGTCGAACTGGGTCGGCTATGGATGGGTGGCCGGCGTGTTGTTCGCCAGCGGCGCGATCGTGGTGCCGGCGGGCTGGGAAATCGGCGGCGGCATGCTGCGGCTGCTGGGGGTGGGGCTGCTGGCGATGGCCATTGCCTATGCGTGGGTCTGCGCGCGCGCCACGCGGCGCGCGGCCACGTGGATGGGAATGCGGGTGACGCTGCCGCGGGGACGCATGGCTGCCCTGCAAAGCGTGACGGCGGGGCTGTCGTGGATGCTGATGGGCGCCATCATGTATGTGCTGCTGCAGGGCAAAGTCGCCTATCCGATGGTGCTGGGCATCCTGCTGTGCACCAGCTTCGCGGCGGTGGTGACCCGGGTGCCGGGCGGCCTGGGCACCACCGAAGCGATCTTCGTGGCGGCCCTGTCCCCGCGGCTGCCGGCGGCCGAGGTGCTGGGCGCGGCGCTCGGCTATCGCGCGCTGTACGCGCTGGCGCCCCTGTGCCTGGCCCTGCTGGCCTTTGCCGCGGTCGAGATCCGCCTGGGCTGGCGCAGGCGCCACCCCCAGCCGGTGTCGGGCCAATGATTACAAAAAGGGGCACAAAAGGCGTAACGCAAGGGGTTGGCGCCAACCGGCAACGACCGGAGGCGGCGCCAGGGGCCACGGCCATGGCGCGCTCTCGCCGGCGCGGCGCCGGGCATGCCACTTGCGTAGGGACGAGTCTTGCGGACATGGCCCCGGTTCCCGAGGCCCTCCGCCGACTCCGGAGCAAGCATGGCGACAACAAGAATTCTCATCGTGGCGGCAGAAGCGTTCCCCCTGGCAAAGACCGGGGGCCTGGGCGACGCCATCACCGGCATGGCGCGCGCGCTGGCCCAGGCGCACATGCAACCGACACTATTGCTGCCCGCCTATCGCGGCGTTGCGCAACGCCTGCGGCCGGCGCGCCCGGTGGCCGACCTGGCGGGCCTGCCCGGCGGCGACGCGCGCCTGCTGGCGGGGGTCTGCCCGCAGTCGGGCCTGTCGTTCCTGCTGCTGGAAAACGACGCGCTGTACGACCGCGCCGGCCTGTACCTTGACGACAACGGCCAGGAATATGCCGACAACGCGCTGCGCTACGCGGCCCTGGCCCATGCCGCGGTGCGCATCGCCCAGGGCCTGCCCGGCCTGCCGCGCCCCGAACTGGTGCACGCGCATGACTGGCATGCGGCGTTGACGCCGCTATTGCTGCGCGCCACGGGCGTCACGGACGTGAAAAGCGTCCTGACGATCCACAACCTCGCCTTCCAGGGGCCGGCGGCGCTCGAGGATGCGCCCCTGCTGGGAGTTCCCGCGCCATTCCTGGGCGAAGACGGCGCGCAGGCCTGGGGCCGCCTGAATTTCATGAAGGCGGGAATCCGCTATGCCGACCGCGTCACCACCGTCAGCCATCGCTACGCCCGCGAGATCCTGACCCCCGAATTCGGCTGCGGACTGGACGGCGTGCTGCGCGAGCGCGCGGCCGACCTGTGCGCGATCGCCAACGGCATCGACACGCAGCTGTGGAACCCGGCGCGCGATCCGCACCTGGGACCGCTGCGCTACCACCCCGACGACCTGGCCAACAAGCGCCTGTGCAAGGCCGCCGCCCAGCGCGAATACGGCCTGCGCGAAGACCCGCAGGCCACGCTGCTGATCATGTGCAGCCGGTTGACGGGACAGAAAATGGCCGACGTGGCGGCGCTGGCGCTGCCGCGGGCGCTGGAAGCCCATCCGGCGCTGCAGGTCGCGGTGCTGGGCCAGGGGGAACGCCACCTCGAAGCCGCGCTGCGGGACCTGAGCCAGCGCTATCCCGGGCGCTGCGCGGTGCGCATTGGTTACGAGGAAGCCGGCGCCCACCGGCTGCAGGCGGCCGGCGACATCCTGCTGCACGGCAGCCGCTTCGAACCCTTCGGCCTGACCCCCCTTTACGCCATGCGGTATGGCACCTTGCCGATCGGCTCGCGGGTCGGCGGCATGGCCGACACGATCAAGGACCCGGGACCGCAGCAACCGCTGACCGCCATGGCCGGCGCCACCGGCGTGCTGTTCGACGGCAGCGCGCCCGAGGACATGGCGGCGGCGATTTCGCGCGCGCTCCATCTGCATCAACACGCCACCTTGTGGCGCGCCATGCAGCGCAACGCCATGACCGCGGATTTCAGCTGGCGCCCCGCCGTGGCGGAGTACCTGGCGCTGTTTCGCTCGCTCACGGGCGACGCGCCCGCCCCGCTGGCCGGCGGCGCGCAACCGCTGCCGGAGATCGCCACGCCGCGACTGCGGCGCGTGCGCCAGGCGTCGACGCTCGGCGCCCCCGCGCCGCTGTAGGAGCCGCGCATGGCAGCCCCCTCCTCCTCGTCCGGCAACCCGCACATGCCGCGCATCTACTACGCGCGCGCCGGCCTGCCGGCCGAGGCCGCGGCGCGTGAGCCGCTGCTGGCCGGCTTGCGCCACGAGGGTTTCACGGCGGTGCTGGTGCCGGTTCCCTGGCTCTGCCCGCCCGGCGCGCGCTCGCTGGCCCCGGTCGATGCCGACCTGGCGGCGGCGCCGGACGGGCGCACCGAACCGCTGCCGGCGAGGCTGGCGCGCGATGCCCGCAGCGCCGCGGACCATGGCTTGGCGCTGCTGCTGCGGCTCGAGTTGCAACGGGTGGCCCGCCAGGCCCATGGCGCCACCGCCCCCGCCGCCTGGTACCAGGACCCGGTCGATGACCCGGCGCGCGATCCGCGCCTGCCCTGGCGCGAGCACGACGTGCGGCAGCTGCGCGACGGCCCGCCCGCGGGTTTCATCGAGGCCTGGGCGGCGCGGCTGCTGCGCTGGACGCGCAGCGGCGTGGCCGGCTACGTGGTACAGCCGCCGCCCATGCTCGATGCGCCCGCCTGGCGGGCATTGTTCGAACCGTCGCGCCAGCTCAATGGCGACCTGCGCTGCCTGGCATGGACCCCGGGCCTGCCGCCCGCGGCGCTGGAACGCCTGCGCGGCGCGGGTTTCGACGCGGTCTTCTGCTCGCTGCCGTGGTGGGACTACCGCGCGCCGTGGCTGGCCGAGGAACTGGAGCGCCTGCATGCGGTGGCGCCCGTGATCGCCCCCACCTGTGCCCTGGAGGGAGACGAACCGGAGCCGGACGAGGACACGTCCGAGCGCCCCGCCGTCGACACCCGCCGGGGCTGGGCGGCGGCGTTCTGCGCCGCCGGCTGGCTCGCCGGAGACCTCGACCGCGCGGCCGGCGCCGCCCGCGTCAACTCCTGGCTGCGCGAGGCGCATGTCGCCGGCCCGCCGCGCATCGTCGTCGGCCGCGACGGCGGCGCCACCTTGCTGCTGCGCGCGACCGGCGACCAGGGCGCCGTGCTGCTGGCGCTCAATCCCGACGACACGGGCGCCGCGCGCGTCGACTGGGACCTGGCCGCCGGCCTGCTGCCCGCGGGCGCGATCAAGCCCCGCGACGACGCCCCGGCCGATGACACGCTGGCGCCCGCGGCCTGCGCCCGCTACGACGTGTCGGCGGCGCTGCCCGTATGCGCCGCGCCGCGCAACGCGGCCATGCTGCGCAATGACGCCGGCGCGCAAGCGCGCGTGGCCATCGAACAGGTCGCGCCCTCGGTGGACGCCGGCGCGCATGCCGTCAAATGTCGCGTGCACGAACTGGTCCGGGTGCAGGCCGACATCTTCATGGACGGGCATGACCGGCTGGCGGCCGAGCTGCGCTGGCGCGCCGACGACGAACCCGCCTGGCACAGCGTGCCGATGTCCCTGGCCACCAACGACCGCTGGGACGCCGCCTTCCGGCCAGGGCGGATCGGGCCCCACGCCTTCCAGGTCGCGGCCTGGTACGACGCCTGGGAAAGCTACCGGCACGAGCTGGAGGTCAAGCATGCCGCCGGCGCCAGCCTGCGGCTGGAGCGCGAGGAAGGCCTGCAACTGCTGCGCGAGGCCGACCAGCGCGGCGGGCAGGACGCCCCGCCCGGCGCCGGCGCCGGCCTCATCAAGCGCGCGCTCAAGCTTTGCGCGGCGCGCGATGCCCAGGCCGAACCCGATGCGGACCAGATCGAGATGCTGCTCAGCCCCGCCCTGGCCCAGGCCATGCGGACGCTGGACAGCCGCCCGTTCGAGTCGCTGTCCGCCATCTACCCGGTCTGGGTCGACCGGCCGCAGGCCGTGCACGCCGCCTGGTATGAGCTGTTTCCCCGTTCGCAGGCGGCCGAGCCCGGCCGGCATGGCACGTTCGATGACGTCATCGCGCGCCTGCCCGACATCCGCGAAATGGGCTTCGACGTGCTCTACCTGCCGCCGATCCATCCCATCGGCCAGGCCAACCGCAAAGGGCGCAACAACAGCCTGAGCGCCAGACCGGACGATGTCGGCAGCCCTTACGCCATCGGCTCGCCGGCCGGCGGCCACGACGCCATCGAACCGCGCCTGGGCACCCTGGCGGACTTCCTGCGGCTGGTCAGGGCGGCCGAGCGGCATGGCCTTGAAATGGCCCTGGACTTCGCCATCCAGTGCTCGCCCGACCATCCCTGGCTGAGCCAGCATCCCGACTGGTTCTCGTGGCGGCCCGACGGATCGCTGCGCTATGCCGAGAATCCGCCGAAGAAGTACCAGGACATCGTCAACGTGGCGTTCTACGGCCCCGCGCCCAAGCGCGCCCGCAAGCTCGGCCTGTGGCGCGCGCTGCGCGACATCGTGCTGTTCTGGGTGGGACACGGCGTGCGCATCTTCCGCGTCGACAACCCGCATACCAAGCCCTTGCCCTTCTGGCAGTGGCTGATCGCCGAAGTCCATGCGCGCCATCCGGACGTGCTGTTCCTGTCCGAAGCCTTCACCCGGCCCAAGATGATGTACCGGCTGGCCAAGGTGGGATTCACGCAGTCGTACACCTACTTCACCTGGCGCAA from Achromobacter xylosoxidans includes the following:
- a CDS encoding lysylphosphatidylglycerol synthase domain-containing protein, encoding MSLYRSRLMRAARHRWPRIKKVLPWVVLAVAAALLVYFGSSVDWPQVWQAVRRIPRDTVLLAAALVAPAYLAYAAMDLLGRRYTGHSLAWPKVLGVAMLSYALNLNLGVLVGGLGARLRLYARLGCRKSVATRVALFSAVSNWVGYGWVAGVLFASGAIVVPAGWEIGGGMLRLLGVGLLAMAIAYAWVCARATRRAATWMGMRVTLPRGRMAALQSVTAGLSWMLMGAIMYVLLQGKVAYPMVLGILLCTSFAAVVTRVPGGLGTTEAIFVAALSPRLPAAEVLGAALGYRALYALAPLCLALLAFAAVEIRLGWRRRHPQPVSGQ
- a CDS encoding alpha-1,4-glucan--maltose-1-phosphate maltosyltransferase gives rise to the protein MAAPSSSSGNPHMPRIYYARAGLPAEAAAREPLLAGLRHEGFTAVLVPVPWLCPPGARSLAPVDADLAAAPDGRTEPLPARLARDARSAADHGLALLLRLELQRVARQAHGATAPAAWYQDPVDDPARDPRLPWREHDVRQLRDGPPAGFIEAWAARLLRWTRSGVAGYVVQPPPMLDAPAWRALFEPSRQLNGDLRCLAWTPGLPPAALERLRGAGFDAVFCSLPWWDYRAPWLAEELERLHAVAPVIAPTCALEGDEPEPDEDTSERPAVDTRRGWAAAFCAAGWLAGDLDRAAGAARVNSWLREAHVAGPPRIVVGRDGGATLLLRATGDQGAVLLALNPDDTGAARVDWDLAAGLLPAGAIKPRDDAPADDTLAPAACARYDVSAALPVCAAPRNAAMLRNDAGAQARVAIEQVAPSVDAGAHAVKCRVHELVRVQADIFMDGHDRLAAELRWRADDEPAWHSVPMSLATNDRWDAAFRPGRIGPHAFQVAAWYDAWESYRHELEVKHAAGASLRLEREEGLQLLREADQRGGQDAPPGAGAGLIKRALKLCAARDAQAEPDADQIEMLLSPALAQAMRTLDSRPFESLSAIYPVWVDRPQAVHAAWYELFPRSQAAEPGRHGTFDDVIARLPDIREMGFDVLYLPPIHPIGQANRKGRNNSLSARPDDVGSPYAIGSPAGGHDAIEPRLGTLADFLRLVRAAERHGLEMALDFAIQCSPDHPWLSQHPDWFSWRPDGSLRYAENPPKKYQDIVNVAFYGPAPKRARKLGLWRALRDIVLFWVGHGVRIFRVDNPHTKPLPFWQWLIAEVHARHPDVLFLSEAFTRPKMMYRLAKVGFTQSYTYFTWRNDKAELEAYLQEISHAPAADFFRPHFFVNTPDINPVFLQTSGRPGFLIRAALAALGSGLWGVYSGFELCEAAPVPGKEEYLDSEKYELRQRDWRQPGNIRADIARLNQLRQANPALQSHRGLTLAASGNDRVIAFAKATPGNGNVVLAAISLDPFHPQTARVEPPYALFAPPWPDGLVAEDLLAGQRETWRGEHEVALSPDQPYRIWRLSRHG
- the glgA gene encoding glycogen synthase GlgA — translated: MATTRILIVAAEAFPLAKTGGLGDAITGMARALAQAHMQPTLLLPAYRGVAQRLRPARPVADLAGLPGGDARLLAGVCPQSGLSFLLLENDALYDRAGLYLDDNGQEYADNALRYAALAHAAVRIAQGLPGLPRPELVHAHDWHAALTPLLLRATGVTDVKSVLTIHNLAFQGPAALEDAPLLGVPAPFLGEDGAQAWGRLNFMKAGIRYADRVTTVSHRYAREILTPEFGCGLDGVLRERAADLCAIANGIDTQLWNPARDPHLGPLRYHPDDLANKRLCKAAAQREYGLREDPQATLLIMCSRLTGQKMADVAALALPRALEAHPALQVAVLGQGERHLEAALRDLSQRYPGRCAVRIGYEEAGAHRLQAAGDILLHGSRFEPFGLTPLYAMRYGTLPIGSRVGGMADTIKDPGPQQPLTAMAGATGVLFDGSAPEDMAAAISRALHLHQHATLWRAMQRNAMTADFSWRPAVAEYLALFRSLTGDAPAPLAGGAQPLPEIATPRLRRVRQASTLGAPAPL
- the clsB gene encoding cardiolipin synthase ClsB, with the protein product MTPPPLGWRSGNRYTLLENGEAYFPAVRAAVDAAAREVLIETFILFDDAVGRDLQRTLIAAAGRGVSVDILADGYGSDELSEEFLAALTGAGVRVHLFDPRPRLLGVRTNLFRRMHRKIVAVDGTCAFVGGINFSADHLPDYGPEAKQDYAVRVEGPLAADIADYARAALGANRPRRRRRGPLEPMPAGDGGGRLVVRDNQGHPTDIERYYRAGLRAARQDVLIANAYFFPGYRLLHDLASTARRGVRVRLLLQGEPDMLVAQLAASMLYDYLIDAGVEIFEYCKRPLHAKVACVDEDWSTVGSSNLDPLSLALNLEANVVARDAALNASLRASLERLIAEDCRPVRMRPGSRRRLRRFWVGVVVFHFLRRFPAWAGALPAHKPRLRTLDESGQREGEAL